A genomic window from bacterium includes:
- the aroQ gene encoding type II 3-dehydroquinate dehydratase produces the protein MTQAATKILVLHGPNLNLLGRREPDVYGTQTLADIDASLEAAAKELDVEVETFQSNHEGVLIDRIQEAMGEAAGIVINPGGFTHTSVALRDALVAAELPVVEVHLSNVHAREAFRRESFVSPIAEGVICGLGADGYRFALEALALRLSD, from the coding sequence ATGACGCAGGCTGCGACGAAGATCCTCGTTCTCCACGGGCCGAACCTGAACCTGCTCGGCCGACGTGAGCCGGACGTCTACGGAACCCAGACCCTGGCGGACATCGACGCTTCCCTCGAAGCCGCCGCCAAGGAGCTCGACGTCGAGGTCGAGACCTTCCAGTCGAACCACGAGGGCGTGCTGATCGACCGGATCCAGGAGGCGATGGGGGAGGCAGCCGGGATCGTGATCAACCCCGGCGGCTTCACCCACACGAGCGTTGCGCTGCGCGACGCGCTGGTTGCCGCCGAGTTGCCGGTCGTCGAGGTGCACCTGTCCAACGTGCATGCGCGCGAGGCCTTCCGCCGCGAGTCGTTCGTCTCGCCGATCGCGGAGGGCGTCATCTGCGGCCTGGGCGCCGACGGCTACCGCTTCGCCCTGGAAGCGCTGGCGCTCCGCCTGAGCGACTAG